The following coding sequences are from one Musa acuminata AAA Group cultivar baxijiao chromosome BXJ1-6, Cavendish_Baxijiao_AAA, whole genome shotgun sequence window:
- the LOC135677814 gene encoding NAC domain-containing protein 104-like isoform X2, with translation MGEGAADLPPGFRFFPSDEELVVHFLYRKTALLPFHPDIIPTLDLHRCDPWNFHGKAFQGGNRCWYFFTSRSEDRASVSGYWNPVGTDEVVISGNKDVGVKTTLKYYIGQPPDGIKTNWLMHEYRLLDATVHGGSSTCSSTRRERGQPEFNKWVICRAQECCSQASAHDDGGGGTELSCLDEVFLSLDDLDEVSLPN, from the exons ATGGGAGAAGGAGCTGCGGATCTCCCGCCTGGTTTCCGTTTCTTCCCCTCCGACGAAGAGCTCGTCGTCCATTTCCTCTACCGCAAGACCGCTCTCCTCCCTTTCCATCCCGACATCATCCCCACTCTCGATCTCCATCGTTGTGATCCATGGAACTTCCATG GTAAAGCGTTTCAAGGAGGTAACAGGTGTTGGTACTTCTTCACGAGCAGAAGCGAAGACAGAGCATCGGTCAGTGGATACTGGAATCCAGTGGGCACCGACGAGGTCGTAATCAGCGGCAATAAGGATGTCGGTGTGAAGACGACGCTCAAATACTACATCGGCCAACCTCCCGACGGCATCAAAACCAACTggctcatgcatgagtaccgtTTGCTGGATGCTACTGTTCATGGTGGGAGCTCAACCTGCAGCAGCACCAGAAGGGAGAGAGGACAACCA GAGTTCAACAAATGGGTGATATGCCGCGCACAGGAGTGCTGCTCGCAGGCGAGCGCGCacgacgacggcggcggcggcaccgAGCTGTCGTGCCTCGACGAGGTGTTCTTATCCCTGGATGATCTCGACGAAGTGAGCTTGCCGAACTGA
- the LOC135677814 gene encoding NAC domain-containing protein 104-like isoform X1 — protein MGEGAADLPPGFRFFPSDEELVVHFLYRKTALLPFHPDIIPTLDLHRCDPWNFHGKAFQGGNRCWYFFTSRSEDRASVSGYWNPVGTDEVVISGNKDVGVKTTLKYYIGQPPDGIKTNWLMHEYRLLDATVHGGSSTCSSTRRERGQPVTISSSSSSSPSSSSSALVANTSFFHYTTQEFNKWVICRAQECCSQASAHDDGGGGTELSCLDEVFLSLDDLDEVSLPN, from the exons ATGGGAGAAGGAGCTGCGGATCTCCCGCCTGGTTTCCGTTTCTTCCCCTCCGACGAAGAGCTCGTCGTCCATTTCCTCTACCGCAAGACCGCTCTCCTCCCTTTCCATCCCGACATCATCCCCACTCTCGATCTCCATCGTTGTGATCCATGGAACTTCCATG GTAAAGCGTTTCAAGGAGGTAACAGGTGTTGGTACTTCTTCACGAGCAGAAGCGAAGACAGAGCATCGGTCAGTGGATACTGGAATCCAGTGGGCACCGACGAGGTCGTAATCAGCGGCAATAAGGATGTCGGTGTGAAGACGACGCTCAAATACTACATCGGCCAACCTCCCGACGGCATCAAAACCAACTggctcatgcatgagtaccgtTTGCTGGATGCTACTGTTCATGGTGGGAGCTCAACCTGCAGCAGCACCAGAAGGGAGAGAGGACAACCAGTAAccatttcttcttcttcgtcctcctccccatcttcttcttcttcggctcTCGTAGCTAACACGAGTTTCTTCCATTACACCACCCAGGAGTTCAACAAATGGGTGATATGCCGCGCACAGGAGTGCTGCTCGCAGGCGAGCGCGCacgacgacggcggcggcggcaccgAGCTGTCGTGCCTCGACGAGGTGTTCTTATCCCTGGATGATCTCGACGAAGTGAGCTTGCCGAACTGA
- the LOC135676854 gene encoding photosystem I reaction center subunit N, chloroplastic-like, whose protein sequence is MAAINSSVLACNHALSGASASSSKLISAPSSRAQASASSPKLPVIRAQHARAGEREQATREGRRAALVGLAAALFATAAATSPADAGIIEEYLEKSKANKELNDKKRLATSGANFARAYTVEFGTCKFPENFTGCQDLAKQKKVPFLSDDLEIECEGKDKFKCGSNVFWKWSK, encoded by the exons ATGGCAGCCATCAACTCCAGCGTGTTGGCGTGCAACCATGCGCTCTCCGGCGCGTCTGCTTCGAGCTCGAAGCTCATCTCCGCGCCGTCTTCGCGCGCGCAGGCTTCGGCTTCATCCCCCAAGTTGCCGGTGATCAGAGCCCAGCATGCTCGTGCAGGCGAACGAGAGCAAGCGACGAGGGAGGGAAGGAGAGCTGCACTTGTTGGCCTCGCTGCTGCCCTCTTCGCTACGGCGGCTGCCACCTCACCGGCCGATGCTGGCATCATCGAGGAGTACCTCGAGAAGAGCAAAGCAAATAAG GAGCTCAATGACAAGAAGAGGTTGGCCACTAGCGGTGCAAATTTTGCACGCGCATACACAGTGGAGTTCGGCACATGCAAGTTCCCTGAGAACTTCACTGGTTGCCAAGACTTGGCAAAGCAAAAG AAAGTGCCCTTTCTCAGTGATGATCTGGAGATCGAGTGTGAAGGCAAGGACAAGTTCAAGTGTGGATCCAATGTCTTCTGGAAATggtcaaaatag
- the LOC135676853 gene encoding carboxyvinyl-carboxyphosphonate phosphorylmutase, chloroplastic-like, producing MADSSVAITLRPPTAAAGPRKTRMHRLIEEEGIVLMPGIYDALSAAVLQSLGFRAGFVSGYAVSASRLGMPDIGLLTPPEMADAARAICAAAPNVAFIVDADTGGGNALNVQRTVKDIIATGAAGLFLEDQVWPKKCGHMQGKQVIPAEDHAAKIAAAREAIGDADFFLIARTDARATAGGLPEAIARANLYMEAGADACFVEAPRSDDELREVCKKTNGFRAANMLEGGFTPLHTPQELKELGFHLIVHSTTAVYASARALIDVLKVMKEEGTSRGQLDKLTTFEEFNSLIGLKTYNETGARFEKFRVPSN from the exons ATGGCCGACTCCTCCGTCGCCATTACGCTGAGGCctcccaccgccgccgccggGCCTAGGAAGACGCGCATGCACCGCCTCATCGAGGAGGAGGGCATCGTGCTGATGCCAGGGATCTACGACGCGCTCTCCGCGGCCGTCCTCCAGAGCTTGGGCTTCCGCGCCGGTTTCGTCTCCGGCTACGCCGTCTCCGCCTCCCGCCTCGGCATGCCAGACATCGGCCTCCTCAC GCCGCCGGAGATGGCCGACGCAGCTCGAGCAATCTGTGCTGCTGCTCCTAATGTTGCATTCATCGTCGACGCTG ATACCGGAGGTGGCAATGCTCTCAATGTCCAAAGGACCGTCAAAGATATAATTGCTACTGGTGCTGCTGGCCTGTTTCTCGAG GATCAAGTTTGGCCAAAGAAGTGTG GACACATGCAGGGTAAACAG GTGATACCAGCTGAGGATCACGCTGCAAAAATAGCAGCTGCAAGAGAAGCCATTGGCGATGCCGACTTTTTTCTTATTGCTCGGACTGATGCTCGTGCAACCGCAGGTGGCCTACCTGAAGCAATTGCTCGGGCTAACCTCTACATGGAG GCAGGAGCAGATGCCTGCTTTGTAGAGGCACCAAGGAGTGACGACGAGCTGAGAGAAGTCTGCAAGAAGACCAACGGGTTCAGAGCTGCCAACATGCTCGAAGGCGGGTTCACGCCCCTGCACACGCCGCAGGAGCTCAAAGAGTTGGGCTTCCATCTCATCGTGCACTCCACCACAGCCGTCTATGCCTCTGCTCGTGCCTTGATCGACGTACTCAAAGTAATGAAGGAAGAGGGTACCAGCAGAGGCCAACTCGACAAGCTCACCACATTTGAGGAGTTCAACAGCTTGATCGGATTGAAGACTTACAATGAGACCGGAGCTCGATTTGAGAAGTTTCGAGTTCCCTCCAACTAA